A genomic window from Maridesulfovibrio sp. includes:
- a CDS encoding response regulator transcription factor, producing the protein MNKILLIDDDPEMGELLSTYLDGEGYSLQHRCTAKEGLKAFGNDEYDLVLLDIVLPDISGLNVLEKIRLDSTVPVIMLTGKGDEVDRVVGLEMGADDYICKPFPLRELLARIRASLRRCSMAPQSRSITPTSKGNIKVGGLDINLDSHSIQVRGIDTHFTAAEFSIIEHLAASCGKLIERDELMEIALGRTADFDDYVLNVHMSNLRRKIGDSVSIKTIRGRGYMMTSRTQAEA; encoded by the coding sequence ATGAACAAGATACTTCTTATCGACGACGACCCGGAAATGGGGGAGCTTTTATCCACCTATCTGGATGGCGAAGGCTACAGTCTGCAACACAGGTGTACCGCAAAGGAAGGACTTAAAGCATTCGGCAATGATGAGTACGACCTCGTTCTGCTGGATATTGTCCTGCCTGACATCAGCGGGCTGAACGTGCTGGAAAAAATCCGGCTGGACTCAACGGTTCCGGTTATCATGCTCACCGGAAAAGGAGACGAGGTAGACAGGGTAGTAGGCCTTGAAATGGGTGCTGACGACTACATTTGCAAACCGTTCCCATTAAGGGAACTGCTGGCCAGGATCCGTGCGTCCCTGCGTCGCTGCTCGATGGCGCCGCAGTCCCGCAGCATCACTCCGACATCAAAAGGAAATATCAAAGTCGGAGGACTGGACATTAACCTTGATTCCCATTCAATTCAGGTAAGGGGCATAGACACACACTTTACCGCTGCTGAATTCAGCATCATTGAACATCTGGCCGCCAGCTGCGGCAAACTCATTGAGCGTGACGAGCTTATGGAAATCGCCCTCGGCAGGACAGCCGATTTTGACGATTATGTACTCAACGTTCACATGAGCAATCTGCGCCGCAAAATCGGCGACTCAGTTTCAATCAAAACCATCCGCGGCCGCGGATACATGATGACCTCGAGAACTCAGGCCGAGGCATGA
- a CDS encoding ATP-binding protein, translating to MKKYRNSIGRKVGLAILSTTTIAVVLSMSLNVASFFHSFRQATLQKATSLTQVLGTSTAPALDFNDPESATEVLQSLTLVNNSAGATIFTADGHVFAGFGKQTAVLPIRKDFIIEEFNRYRIIQEIRSGDELLGFILLDGRFSDQLDWFIQNLVTSGLILVSVLTICFLTTNHIRKKLTSPIGQLTDTVREISESKDYTRRVSYCSDDEIGYLVSEFNSMLAKIDKRDQWLNSHREMLENIVSQRTKELRSKQVELEKKNRLLVQQIHERRTAEMIRDEVERINRHDLKSSLNLVIGYPELLLNSDEELTVNQRKYIKRIASAGYRMLDMIQFHLDMFKMEQGIYRLKTMRIDLVDLMTSLEEEMALLLNQSGVKLSIMLDGKEIEGMEELHMTGEGMLLRTMFRNLIKNAVEASHEGDTVTISILSGPPISVTVKNAMTVPEEIRERFFDKYVTLGKEDGTGLGTYSARLIAETHKAEITMHTAETTGTEVTARFVDEISAA from the coding sequence ATGAAAAAATACCGGAACAGCATAGGGCGTAAAGTCGGCCTCGCCATTCTGAGTACGACAACCATTGCGGTGGTGCTTTCCATGTCTTTAAATGTTGCCTCCTTCTTTCATTCATTCCGGCAGGCAACTTTACAAAAAGCGACATCATTAACGCAGGTGCTTGGTACTTCCACAGCGCCGGCACTTGATTTTAACGACCCGGAATCAGCAACAGAAGTCCTGCAGTCACTGACACTGGTCAACAATTCCGCAGGCGCGACCATTTTTACTGCCGACGGCCATGTCTTTGCCGGATTCGGTAAACAGACGGCGGTACTTCCGATCCGTAAGGATTTTATAATTGAAGAGTTCAACAGGTACCGCATAATTCAGGAAATCCGTTCTGGAGATGAACTATTGGGGTTCATACTTCTGGACGGGCGATTTTCCGATCAGTTGGACTGGTTCATCCAAAACCTTGTCACTTCCGGGCTGATTCTGGTCTCTGTCCTGACCATATGCTTCCTGACTACCAACCATATCCGTAAAAAACTGACCAGCCCTATCGGACAGCTGACCGATACGGTCCGAGAAATTTCCGAAAGCAAGGACTACACCCGGCGGGTGTCCTATTGTAGTGATGATGAAATCGGCTATCTGGTCTCGGAATTCAATTCAATGCTGGCCAAAATCGACAAGCGGGACCAGTGGCTGAACAGCCACCGTGAAATGCTGGAAAATATCGTTTCGCAACGCACCAAGGAACTACGCTCCAAACAGGTGGAACTGGAAAAGAAAAACAGGCTGCTGGTGCAACAGATTCACGAAAGGAGAACAGCGGAAATGATTCGTGATGAGGTGGAACGCATCAACAGACATGACCTCAAATCTTCCTTGAATCTTGTTATCGGTTACCCGGAGTTGCTGCTCAACAGTGACGAGGAGCTGACCGTGAACCAACGCAAGTATATCAAACGCATTGCTTCTGCCGGTTACCGTATGCTGGATATGATCCAATTTCATCTGGACATGTTCAAGATGGAGCAGGGAATCTACCGCTTAAAAACCATGCGCATTGATCTTGTGGACCTGATGACCTCTTTGGAAGAGGAAATGGCATTATTGCTGAACCAGTCCGGAGTAAAACTCTCCATCATGCTGGACGGCAAAGAGATAGAGGGCATGGAAGAACTGCATATGACCGGAGAGGGAATGCTGCTTCGGACCATGTTCAGGAATCTGATCAAAAATGCGGTGGAAGCATCCCATGAAGGCGACACGGTAACCATCTCCATCCTCAGCGGTCCCCCGATCTCGGTCACAGTGAAAAACGCAATGACCGTTCCCGAAGAAATCAGGGAAAGATTCTTTGACAAGTACGTCACTCTCGGCAAGGAAGACGGCACAGGACTGGGGACCTATTCCGCAAGACTCATTGCCGAAACCCACAAGGCAGAAATAACAATGCATACTGCGGAAACCACCGGAACAGAGGTTACGGCCCGCTTTGTGGATGAAATCAGCGCTGCTTAA
- a CDS encoding flagellar hook capping FlgD N-terminal domain-containing protein, giving the protein MTTAISSYTSTESTTTTATTSSTGNTSLDQEDFLTILCTQLEYQDPTNPVDNAEMINQMTNYALLDEAVVNNENLDTIINQLASLAALSTSGYLGKEVLAEGGVVTAEDGEVSGITIELEEDASVLGMNIYDSDGNIVDTLYFSDVEAGEIEISGSVLSARADLDSDETYTVDAFAYDEDEASIDVSVWSAGTVTSVDQDSGDTVLTLDDGREVSITDVSLIS; this is encoded by the coding sequence ATGACCACCGCAATTAGCAGCTACACCAGTACCGAAAGCACTACAACTACAGCCACAACCAGCAGTACCGGCAATACCTCACTGGATCAGGAGGATTTCCTGACAATCCTGTGTACTCAGCTGGAGTATCAGGATCCTACAAACCCCGTTGATAACGCGGAAATGATCAACCAGATGACCAACTATGCCCTGCTGGATGAAGCGGTGGTCAATAATGAAAACCTCGACACTATTATCAACCAGCTGGCTTCTCTCGCAGCATTGAGCACCTCCGGCTACCTTGGCAAGGAAGTCCTCGCCGAAGGCGGCGTGGTTACCGCGGAAGATGGCGAAGTCTCTGGCATCACTATCGAGTTGGAAGAGGACGCGTCAGTTCTGGGGATGAACATCTACGATTCTGACGGGAACATCGTGGACACCCTTTACTTTTCCGATGTCGAGGCCGGAGAGATTGAAATTTCCGGTTCTGTTCTCAGCGCACGGGCCGATCTGGATAGCGACGAAACTTATACCGTGGATGCATTTGCCTATGATGAGGATGAAGCTTCGATCGATGTCTCTGTCTGGTCCGCTGGAACGGTCACCTCAGTAGATCAGGATTCCGGAGATACCGTTCTGACCCTTGATGACGGGCGTGAAGTTTCAATCACTGATGTAAGTCTGATTTCCTAA
- a CDS encoding flagellin, with amino-acid sequence MSLVINNNTIANATARHLNDAYSALSSSTEKMSSGLRINSAADDAAGLAVRELMRSDISTLQQGVRNANDGISMIQTADGALSVVDEKLIRMKELAEQAATGTYTSTQRALIDSEYQAMASEITRIASATDFNGIYLLNGNCSGDNAVTIHFGTGNDSAEDKYDVEIGTCTASALGIGNQSTIDAGYTVSTQEAAQESLQALDNAIVSKDKIRANLGALENRLDATISNLEIQGENLQSAESQISDVDVATEMTNYSKQQIITQSAVAMLSQANSLPQMALSLIG; translated from the coding sequence ATGTCTTTAGTAATCAATAACAATACAATTGCAAATGCCACCGCGCGCCATCTTAATGATGCATACAGTGCGCTGAGTTCTTCCACTGAAAAGATGTCCTCTGGCTTGCGCATCAACTCCGCTGCTGATGATGCCGCTGGTCTTGCGGTACGCGAACTTATGCGTTCGGATATTTCCACCCTGCAACAGGGTGTGCGGAATGCGAACGATGGTATTTCCATGATCCAGACCGCAGACGGCGCTCTGAGCGTTGTGGATGAAAAGCTCATTCGTATGAAGGAGCTTGCTGAGCAGGCCGCAACCGGTACTTACACTTCTACTCAGCGCGCATTGATCGACAGTGAGTATCAGGCGATGGCATCTGAAATTACTCGAATTGCGAGTGCTACCGACTTCAACGGTATCTATCTGCTCAACGGCAACTGCTCCGGCGATAATGCCGTAACAATTCACTTCGGCACCGGTAATGACAGTGCGGAAGATAAGTACGACGTCGAAATCGGCACCTGCACTGCATCCGCCCTCGGCATCGGCAACCAGAGCACAATAGACGCGGGATACACTGTATCCACTCAGGAAGCTGCCCAGGAATCTCTGCAGGCACTTGATAATGCGATTGTTTCCAAGGATAAGATCAGGGCGAATCTCGGTGCTCTTGAAAACAGGCTTGACGCTACCATCTCAAACCTTGAAATTCAGGGTGAAAACCTGCAATCCGCTGAATCCCAGATTTCTGATGTGGATGTTGCAACTGAAATGACCAACTACTCCAAGCAGCAGATTATTACCCAGTCCGCCGTGGCCATGCTTTCGCAGGCCAACTCCCTGCCTCAGATGGCCCTGTCTCTCATCGGCTAG
- a CDS encoding YfiR family protein, which yields MGFLTVHKTAAIILAVLFMVYSMQTETAHARQEADRQHRLTATQPQLQALFIKKITKYVLDPEKRKISSNSPVTVAAVAPKKISRFFKNQDRFKLVRWPDEESNVLFIDIDNPRIIAAVLNKVKGKPVLTIGQNPDFLRLGGMINLVESGSRFKLQVNICAARKAGLTISSKLLKLSEIYCGDTPR from the coding sequence ATGGGATTTTTAACAGTCCATAAAACAGCGGCAATTATACTTGCCGTACTTTTTATGGTGTATTCCATGCAGACTGAGACTGCCCATGCACGGCAGGAAGCAGACCGGCAACACCGGCTTACTGCTACTCAGCCGCAGCTTCAGGCCCTGTTCATAAAAAAGATCACCAAATATGTACTTGACCCTGAAAAACGGAAAATCTCTTCCAATTCCCCGGTTACAGTAGCTGCCGTCGCCCCCAAAAAAATATCCCGTTTTTTCAAAAATCAGGACAGGTTCAAACTTGTGCGTTGGCCGGATGAAGAAAGTAATGTCCTTTTCATTGATATTGACAACCCGCGCATTATCGCAGCCGTGTTGAACAAAGTAAAAGGCAAGCCGGTTCTGACCATCGGACAAAACCCGGACTTTCTCAGGCTGGGCGGGATGATTAACCTCGTGGAATCCGGTTCCCGTTTTAAATTGCAGGTCAACATCTGTGCTGCACGTAAAGCCGGACTGACCATCAGTTCCAAACTATTGAAGCTTTCTGAAATTTATTGCGGAGACACCCCCAGATGA
- a CDS encoding TonB-dependent receptor plug domain-containing protein, protein MIRLRLAVVALSLLILVTLTGISPCFAADTDVSADLENLDLEDLLQVEMVSPSERKQSLENIAGSYTILTEEDIKRSGATSVPEALRTVPGVIVTRTDTDKWAIGVRGFSGTFNSKQLILVDNRPITSPYFNGVIWSSQDLPIQTVKRIEVIRGPWTSLWGSESFNGVINIITKSAAEMQGNRSVTTAGTDGVSQYFRKGVHFSENGTLAVYAKGGYELGKEYRIRGRTEKGSTDWTTGSGGFRADWLNAYTDQFSVQGQVAGSSISENSPPGNPFSADKDKEDYSGYAQILWDRKTGARSGMQFRSSYTRSFVTVSDMENISNSADAEFIYSNDQFDSHFLTFGLGSKYFWNSFKQGEHVQVSNDSIYNLEFSGFAKDRITLIKEKLFLTLGLKLDYSGDSELAPQPTARLLYMEEDEEYWLAASYANRKPSYWIQEGSYRVRVRDKEYTVDVSGNLKNEKLTTIEAGYRKLFSEALKLDISLYLNNYDQMVTFNFDDTTKTATPVSGLRGISYGTEVAVDWQPYSFLTLRPSIDISNQDFQNIPPGIPGFSPPLNTSIYSVKLQALIDLAEDWELDIFSSYINSMDDKDLSTGFGFDARLAWQASKNITLELIGSNLLTTIDESNFSPTDPSCTLRLTWDF, encoded by the coding sequence ATGATCCGATTGCGCTTGGCAGTTGTTGCCCTCTCTCTCTTAATTCTGGTTACGTTGACCGGAATATCTCCATGTTTTGCAGCAGACACGGATGTCTCTGCAGATCTGGAAAACCTGGACCTTGAAGACCTGCTGCAGGTTGAAATGGTCTCCCCCTCCGAGCGCAAGCAGTCCCTTGAAAATATTGCCGGATCATATACCATCCTTACAGAGGAAGATATCAAGCGCAGCGGTGCCACATCAGTACCGGAAGCTCTGCGTACAGTTCCCGGTGTCATTGTAACCCGCACCGACACGGACAAATGGGCCATCGGCGTAAGGGGATTTTCCGGCACTTTCAACAGCAAGCAGCTCATTCTCGTAGACAACCGCCCGATCACCTCGCCCTATTTCAACGGAGTCATCTGGTCCAGTCAGGATCTGCCTATCCAGACGGTCAAACGCATTGAAGTCATCCGTGGACCGTGGACCAGCCTCTGGGGTTCCGAATCGTTCAACGGAGTTATCAATATCATCACCAAATCCGCTGCTGAAATGCAGGGCAACAGAAGTGTCACCACTGCGGGCACGGATGGAGTAAGCCAGTATTTCCGCAAAGGTGTACATTTTTCCGAGAACGGCACACTGGCCGTATATGCCAAGGGTGGATATGAGCTGGGCAAAGAATACCGTATCAGGGGACGGACCGAAAAGGGTTCCACCGACTGGACAACCGGAAGCGGCGGGTTCCGTGCCGACTGGCTGAATGCTTACACAGACCAATTTTCTGTACAGGGTCAGGTCGCCGGATCATCAATCTCCGAGAACTCCCCTCCTGGCAACCCTTTTTCCGCAGACAAGGACAAAGAAGATTACAGCGGCTATGCTCAGATTCTCTGGGACAGAAAAACCGGTGCCAGATCCGGAATGCAATTCCGCAGTTCTTACACCAGATCATTTGTAACTGTCTCGGATATGGAAAACATATCTAATTCAGCTGACGCAGAGTTCATTTACTCCAACGATCAGTTCGACTCCCACTTTCTGACATTCGGTCTGGGCAGTAAATATTTCTGGAATTCATTTAAACAGGGCGAACATGTTCAGGTATCAAACGACAGCATATACAACCTTGAATTCAGTGGATTTGCCAAGGACCGTATTACCCTGATTAAGGAAAAACTATTCCTGACCCTCGGACTTAAATTGGACTACTCCGGGGACAGCGAACTTGCTCCGCAGCCTACAGCACGCCTTCTATATATGGAGGAAGATGAAGAATACTGGCTTGCAGCTTCATATGCCAACCGTAAACCGAGCTACTGGATTCAGGAAGGAAGCTACCGGGTCAGAGTCCGGGATAAGGAATATACAGTCGACGTCAGCGGGAATCTGAAAAACGAAAAACTTACTACAATTGAAGCCGGATACCGTAAACTTTTCAGCGAAGCCCTTAAGCTGGATATTTCGCTCTATTTAAATAATTACGACCAGATGGTCACATTCAACTTCGATGACACCACAAAGACCGCTACCCCGGTCAGCGGACTGCGTGGAATTTCATACGGAACTGAAGTAGCTGTTGACTGGCAGCCGTATTCATTCCTGACCCTGCGGCCGTCCATTGATATTTCCAATCAGGATTTTCAGAACATACCGCCCGGTATTCCGGGATTCTCGCCGCCCCTGAACACATCGATCTACAGCGTCAAGTTGCAGGCGTTGATTGATCTGGCTGAGGATTGGGAGCTGGACATCTTCTCCTCATATATCAACAGTATGGATGACAAGGATCTTTCCACCGGGTTCGGTTTTGACGCACGCCTTGCATGGCAGGCCAGCAAAAACATCACGCTTGAGCTTATCGGATCCAACCTGCTGACCACGATTGATGAAAGCAACTTTTCTCCTACTGATCCGTCCTGCACACTGAGGCTGACATGGGATTTTTAA
- a CDS encoding RNA polymerase sigma factor, whose amino-acid sequence MNTYIDKKCEYISEKEVNYFFKKNINFIKNVVNKFIFSKYIGADKNDVDEVCQEVALKIIKNDYILKYSSKKSSINTWIYIISRSVAVDYMRKNNRIYINVDDLEDFSECDREKNDFNIPEGLLSERQNEVVRMIFWGDLNAVEVAEQLGITSCTVRCIKHQAIQKLRRHFSADDKRRIRS is encoded by the coding sequence ATGAACACTTATATAGACAAAAAATGCGAATATATTTCAGAAAAAGAAGTAAATTACTTTTTTAAAAAAAATATTAATTTCATTAAAAATGTAGTCAATAAATTCATATTTTCTAAATATATTGGAGCTGACAAAAATGATGTAGATGAAGTTTGTCAGGAAGTTGCGTTAAAAATTATAAAAAACGATTACATTTTAAAATACTCATCAAAAAAAAGCTCCATTAATACATGGATATATATCATAAGTCGATCTGTTGCTGTTGACTATATGAGAAAAAATAATCGTATATATATTAATGTAGATGATCTGGAAGATTTTTCTGAATGCGATAGAGAGAAAAATGATTTTAATATTCCTGAAGGTCTTTTGTCTGAAAGACAGAATGAAGTAGTAAGAATGATTTTTTGGGGAGACTTAAATGCAGTTGAGGTGGCTGAACAGTTAGGAATTACCTCCTGTACCGTTCGCTGCATTAAGCATCAGGCAATTCAAAAACTTCGCCGACACTTTTCTGCGGATGACAAGAGGAGGATCAGATCATGA